One Microbacterium sp. W4I20 DNA window includes the following coding sequences:
- a CDS encoding ABC transporter permease → MTAAADTSFWRDLIHKPFFWGVVAIVALLALNVLKDPTYLALSINPNNGNLVGNLIDILRQAAPVMMIAIGMSLVIATGGIDLSVGSLMAVSGAVAMEFLSAAGDSGSIGAALGAIGLALLITAILGAVNGILVAYVGLQPFIATLVLMLAGRGIAKVITGGQNTTASNDPFRWIANGFVIGIPVVFILAVLLVLVVGWVVRKSALGLMIEAIGINPRASRMAGIKPKGLLLTTYILSGILAGIAGIMSVGSVMTVDISRTGYQLELDAILAVVIGGASLAGGKFSLSGAFVGALLIATLDKTVLYLGISSSATPAFKAIVIVALCLLQSERVRSWFRRRRRVAPPEQLSAKEEVAA, encoded by the coding sequence ATGACCGCCGCAGCCGACACCAGCTTCTGGCGCGACCTGATCCACAAGCCGTTCTTCTGGGGAGTCGTGGCGATCGTCGCGCTCCTCGCCCTGAACGTGCTCAAGGACCCGACGTACCTCGCCCTCTCGATCAACCCGAACAACGGCAACCTCGTCGGCAACCTCATCGACATCCTGCGCCAGGCGGCGCCCGTGATGATGATCGCGATCGGCATGTCCCTCGTGATCGCCACCGGCGGCATCGACCTCTCGGTCGGCTCTCTGATGGCGGTGTCGGGCGCCGTCGCGATGGAGTTCCTCAGCGCCGCCGGCGACTCGGGGAGCATCGGTGCGGCGCTCGGCGCGATCGGTCTGGCACTCCTGATCACCGCCATCCTCGGTGCCGTCAACGGCATCCTGGTGGCCTACGTCGGGCTGCAACCCTTCATCGCGACCCTCGTGCTGATGCTCGCCGGTCGCGGCATCGCCAAGGTGATCACCGGCGGACAGAACACCACCGCGTCGAACGATCCGTTCCGGTGGATCGCGAACGGCTTCGTGATCGGCATCCCCGTCGTCTTCATCCTCGCGGTGCTGCTCGTGCTCGTGGTCGGCTGGGTCGTGCGCAAGAGCGCCCTCGGCCTCATGATCGAGGCGATCGGCATCAACCCGCGGGCCAGCCGGATGGCCGGCATCAAGCCCAAGGGGCTGCTGCTCACGACGTACATCCTCAGCGGCATCCTCGCCGGGATCGCCGGCATCATGTCGGTCGGCAGCGTCATGACGGTCGACATCTCCCGCACCGGGTACCAGCTCGAGCTCGACGCGATCCTCGCGGTCGTCATCGGCGGAGCCTCCCTCGCCGGCGGAAAGTTCTCGCTCAGCGGGGCGTTCGTCGGGGCGCTGCTCATCGCGACGCTCGACAAGACCGTGCTGTACCTCGGCATCTCGTCGTCGGCGACGCCGGCGTTCAAGGCCATCGTGATCGTCGCGCTGTGCCTGCTGCAGTCCGAGCGCGTGCGCAGCTGGTTCCGCCGGCGCCGCCGGGTCGCGCCCCCCGAACAGCTCTCCGCGAAAGAGGAGGTGGCCGCATGA
- a CDS encoding ABC transporter permease: MSVLTTAPALQSQETVLDRVRRMIMANPSVLPTIASVVIFVGMIVFGEVAYGRILQANTLSNLLINNAHLVVLAVALTFVILTGGIDLSVGSIIALSSVAGVMLSNAGWNAIAVIVAMIGIGAVFGVISGVLIRYFGVQPFIATLAMMFLGRGLASLLSTKPERLGEDSPIRWIGVQLKIVDGPKVNDLVITPAVVIAVLVVAAAFFVLHRTRTGRTVYAIGGSENSALLMGLPVHRTKVLVYVISGSLAGLAAVLYTARLGTAQNITGIGWELDAIAAAVIGGTVLTGAYGYVLGSVIGALVLGLMNVLITRDGGIPPEMTTIITGGILLVFVLLQRAVTRRKRE, encoded by the coding sequence ATGAGCGTCCTCACGACGGCTCCCGCCCTGCAGAGCCAGGAGACCGTGCTCGACCGGGTGCGCCGCATGATCATGGCGAACCCGTCGGTGCTGCCGACCATCGCCTCGGTGGTGATCTTCGTGGGCATGATCGTATTCGGCGAGGTCGCCTACGGCCGCATCCTGCAGGCCAACACGCTCTCGAACCTGCTCATCAACAACGCCCACCTGGTGGTGCTGGCCGTGGCGCTCACCTTCGTGATCCTCACCGGCGGCATCGACCTCTCGGTCGGCTCGATCATCGCGCTGTCCTCGGTGGCCGGGGTGATGCTTTCGAATGCCGGATGGAACGCGATCGCGGTGATCGTCGCCATGATCGGCATCGGCGCGGTGTTCGGAGTGATCTCCGGGGTGCTGATCCGGTACTTCGGGGTGCAGCCGTTCATCGCGACGCTGGCCATGATGTTCCTCGGCCGCGGCCTCGCGTCGCTGCTCAGCACCAAGCCGGAGCGCCTCGGCGAGGACTCGCCCATCCGCTGGATCGGGGTGCAGCTGAAGATCGTCGACGGCCCCAAGGTGAACGATCTCGTGATCACGCCCGCCGTGGTGATCGCGGTGCTCGTCGTCGCCGCGGCGTTCTTCGTGCTGCACCGCACCCGCACCGGACGCACGGTCTACGCGATCGGCGGATCCGAGAACTCGGCGCTGCTGATGGGGCTCCCGGTGCACCGCACCAAGGTGCTCGTCTACGTGATCAGCGGGTCGCTCGCCGGGCTCGCCGCGGTGCTGTACACCGCCCGCCTCGGCACGGCGCAGAACATCACCGGCATCGGGTGGGAGCTCGACGCGATCGCCGCCGCCGTGATCGGCGGCACGGTGCTCACCGGTGCCTACGGCTACGTGCTCGGCTCGGTGATCGGCGCGCTGGTGCTGGGGCTCATGAACGTGCTGATCACCCGTGACGGCGGCATCCCGCCCGAGATGACGACGATCATCACCGGCGGCATCCTGTTGGTCTTCGTGCTGCTGCAGCGGGCGGTCACCCGCCGCAAACGGGAGTAG